The DNA region CTTGCAAGACCTAGATTAGCAACCTAGCTAACTTTTATCATCAATGAATCACGCAGATCTACTTAGTATATGTGAAACGGCCCATTTTGAGTCTTCAATAATCAATGATAAGGCACTTTTTCATAATTGGCTTGATTCTGTGTGGAAATCCTCCTACTCACTTTGAGAGTGCATGATCATGATACAtgcactgtaaaaaaaaaaattattctcataaaatgcatttaaataaacaaagatataattaGAAACTTTATAAAGTCCTCTTTTAAGCAGACACTAGGCAATGCAAGGTTGAAAAGAAATCTAGGATGAACTGAGGCAAGTTGAGGCAAATGTAGACAGATGTATCTCTTTTGTTAACATTTGGAACAAATCTTTCCAATCTAGCTTGCTAGATCTACATATACTTACATGTtaatttgtatgtgtttatgaaaatcatccCAGTGTGGGGAAACTAGACATTTTGGTGCCCATTTTGAAAGGACAATTGCTTTTCTCATGTTGCTTATTACATGTATCTGCATTCACAATGGCAACAGCTGAAATGCTCACAGCTTCTAGGTTGTTGCCAGactaatgaaataaaaactgtGATTGCATGTATTCAGTTACAACTTACAACAATTGCAAACTGCTACATCATGGAGCCCTCCATACATGGTCAAGATTATTGTCCAAAGTTGACACCAAATGTTGCATACATACAATATGACAACGCAACAGAATGTGAAGGCTACAGTAGAAAAACCAGCATCgttacaagaaagaaagaacaaaaagcaaacaaataaaaactttgacaggaaatagcaatgataacataATAAATATATTCTATAAAGTATGGCATTTTgccataagaaaaaaaatacctcGATTGGATTGCAGTGATCAAGACTCAAGAAGAATTCTAGAGTTTAGTACAATACTCATCAGAGATTGCATAAAGACATTGAGGAACTATTACTCTGCACTCGTTCTGCATtttgaaagcttttttttttctaattagaaacatttttatgcaTTTTCTATTGAGTCTGCTCAAGATGATTGAATGACTTTTCCTTGAACACATCATGACTTGGGAGTTATATCGTTCAAACAAGTCTACAGAAATTAGACTTGCCAACTCAGAGTGCCTCATAGAGGGCATACATTGGTACCACACTCTTATGTTCTGAAGTGATGGTCCTGGCCACGTGGCTTGCATACATCTGAACATGGaatgttaaaacaaaaaacatatctCATCACTTATCACAGATCTTCTAAAAGCAGAATAAACTTTGTGATGACATAATACTGTATATTCTTTGATGGTTTTCTTTAGATTAAGTTTAGAAATGAGACTTTGAATACTAGTACATTCCCCTGCCCTTGCCAACAAAAGTATTTgcaagttgcaaaacaaaatacaccatAGCTTTGTACTTTGCCAAGTAACCTACTATCCTTCATGAGGAATATCATGCTGAGTTATGCAAGAATATTTAATttcaaccaacaacaacaacaaaagaaaaataaaaatatatatatataaaaggagGAAAATatctattaactctttatgtgccatggtggaaaccccctgtgtgccacgttattccgagacacgaatatagtcatgctttgagaaagaatcatgtttttccaatttgtatgacctctacaaatttctgttaagatgggcataatagtaggcaaagttaaagaggaatgccaaactttgtttcgatataaattgtatgacgaatttatttttccatttctctttcgaatgaccagttgctacattactgtaaaggcatgacttttgcacataaaaccgtgacagaaactagttgggaacaccacttgatagtcaatcactacatacaatgcaagccgtatatgagaggaacaaaagcacgaaaaacgctttcattgtgccacgggattagcagtgattagcgatttatcgatcggttttggcggctttgtttgatgagcagaatatgcgaagttggcacgccgtcgactgagccaaacgtgcgaacgtggcacataaagagttaacactTTTGATTTCAGTTTTCAAAATTGGATCTCTACTGTGTAATATTCTACCAATAGCAAATGTTCATGCACACATGGGCTTAAACCAAACAAGctatttgatatgattttagcctctttttctttgtattaaATTTAGGCATGTTTGGtcatttgcttgtttatttgtcatTGCTCCTGTATCTGCTTAAATATGTTTTCCTGGCAAATTCTAGTACATGCACTATGGTCTCAACTATTGCtataacatcattcgaatcaatTTGGGAATATGAATTTGGCAAATGAGCATCACTATAATTGAGGAaaacataatgaaagaacaaaTCAATGccaatgaatatcatgaaaatgtgtttctgccaccccaccccccaaaaaaaattctgtactatttcattgatctttaattttgtttgtaattttctttatacagtattcatcgcataatcgggcatctgataatcgggaacctcgcttaaatgacatacgcttcccagaaacatttccaatgcatgttattttcactggataaacgggacaatttttcttcaagcgatctttgattttgttgatattttacacaaaaaatctaccaaaataccacaacaatatttcaaagattccctatcagttgtcgtttacatcgaacttacaaagcaagcttcggactggtgtgttttgacctccgtccatccagtacacgtacatgcatagccacgaaagcgctgagtataagtatccatgccattgcgaaacacatgcttttgcgaacattcttctcccctacatataagcaaagccatgtgcagggagagctagagggtcgcgccgaggggtagcgtggttgtgtattcatgtacatgtacagtacgtcagtatacatgtgtgtgtgcactacatcagtgcatgtcgtatgccgttagtgtatggtgagtgctcatcgtgAAATCGggaaggggccgtgtttgctactcccaacctgtcccgattatgcgatgaatactgtattactTTCATTCAACAGAATACTCTTTAAAAgagccatttttcttttgacagTCACACTTAGATTAAAGCTGTCAATATCAGAGTATAAGTTTGCACAAATATTAATGTGAATATCCACATTTTTAATTGTAAATGTGGAAGTGCAATTGTGCTGCAATTTACACCTTATAACAAAAGCTGAAGCTACAAGTAAAAATTACGAGGACAATAGCACCATACTTGCATTTTAAAGCACAAGACAAAAAATTAGAAACCATGTGTTTGGATTGAGataaagacaaataaaaaaactcTGAACACCAGGTATGATGACACACATCTTGGAAACAGGGATAACAATAAATATGACCTTGCAACTTCCTTGAATATGGTGGGGGCAGAGTGGTCGCCACTGGATTAACTAGAAAgtccaagaaaaaaaggagCAATAAAGAAAGTCCTGGGGCAAGCTGTTataagctaatgaaatccttgcatctgattggctgagagtaaATTTGTCCTAAAATTTGTTGGACAGAACAAAATGCTTCACTTAATGCCCCcagaacatacaatgtacatggtatTCATGGAAAACAGAATTTATCGTGATCAGGATCATCTCAAGATATATTTACTACACTGCAGTGGTTGAAAACGGCAAACTAAAACgggtttctctttttgttttgtacatttacTACAAGTTCATCATTTCCTACCACAGCTGTGAGGATCtccaaagaaaaaatcaaataccACTTGCAAAGGGAGTCTGAATTCAGTAGTATCAAGATgtgcttttttgtgtgtttttttttctccacatgtTCTGAAATTTATCAGCTACAACTAATGATGGAGtgcatcaaaagtgaaaactaaTAATTTTCTGACATATAACAGCAAAAAATATGATCCACACCTGTATCTATCAAGATTCATATTCCTCATTTCTTCCATTGGAACCATCGTCCAAACcattaaaggacaaattcaccttcataaacatgtgggttgagtgaatgcagcaatattagtagaacacatcagggagagtttgaggaaaattggacaatccgttcaaaagttatgaatttttgaagtttctgctcagttatggctggatgaaaagactgctatagcttgtgatgtcacatgtgtacaacaatgtaaagaaagaataaaggaaattcaaaatatttccattttcttgcataacaaaagagcactcgacttctctctttcagaaagcagggggaataattttacccttaacatacgatagtaacaagtcgaaggaatgtgcactttattcaaaaagtaaagtttcgtgaaattctctttttattttccttacattgttgtatgcacgtgacatcatacactgaagtagtcttctcatccagcagtgattgggcagatacttaaaaaaatcataaattttgaatagattgtccaattttcctcaaactttcactgatgtgttctactaatattgctgcattctctcaatccttatgtatatgaaggtggacttgtcctttaaaacaaTGGATGATTTAATCACCATAAATGACAAAAGCACTGGCTCTGATACAAGTTAGTTGATTTGTTCTTGTTGCATATTGAGACTTGCGTTTATCATCAATATGAGTCACAAgtgaatatgattttaaaagTATGATAGATTCTTTTCTTGACAGCAATGTTGATTTGCCAACAGCACCATTAAGTACTgtaaaccagaaacatttgtaaattggagccaacggccttgtttgaggcatgaaactttcgcaaattgtcAAGGGCATTCAATGCACTACGGAGACAAAACCTTTTGTGTGCATCTTACCTTCATAAATTTTGGCTCGTTGGGAAATTtgggaaagtttcatgcacgtgAAAATTTTTGGTAACACAGTATACTCCTCACAATAGGACATGTCCACACTGCCAAGTGCACACGGATGAAAAATTCTGTAAATATGCATCACCTCTTCTGGTGCAAGCCCCTTGTGATATGGGACATGAACTCATACCTATCTGCACACTGAAAGGCGCAAATGTTGCAACGGAATGGCTCTTGCCAGTCGTGGCATCCCATGTGGATGGCGTACATGATGCTGTCAGCAAAGATGATGCGGCAGTGTTCGCATCGCATGACCTCATCTTGTGTCGCCATGTCTGCCACTCTCGTGGAGGAGGATCTGCTCATTGTACTGTTGGACGACAGCTGTGGTGACTGCGCGTCCAGACTCTCATGCGAGTCCCGGCTAATTGTTGGCGAGACCACGTTGGAGGGCATGCGCGAGGAAGACGAATTGGACATGGGGCTGTGGTTCCTCATGGGGTACTGAGGACATCTGAGGACGTCTCTACCGTCTTGTAGTGACACTGTTTTCACAATATATGgaccattactactactgatCCCTGCACCACTAGAATGTGCGTTATTGCCATGGAGCAATGAGGAGAGCACAGAAGAATGCTGGGATTGAGTGGGTAACTTTGGAGTAGATGGGCCTGGGTGATAGCCAGATGAAGGACTCTGAACTGACACCATTGTTGCAGGTCTCCTCTGGCCTGCTCTGTGGTGCGACTGAGAGCTACTGCTACTCCCACTGGGATATCGGCTCCTGGACTGTGCCATCTTTCCCTTGGAGAGCTCCTGCTCTAGGATGCTCACTTTGATGGATCGCGATGAACTGGTGGCAGCAGCTGTTACCATGGAGTGATCAAAAGCGTCAAGGCCATCGCCATACACAGAGCCTGGTGACTGTCTCGCATCACTAGGTCGGGGTGGGTGAGTCTCGATATGATCCACATACTCCTCTATGGTTTGACACCAATGGTTGCACACGCTACAGACATAAGGGCTGCGACCGGGGTCACTGGCTGGATTTGGATGCCTGCGCTTCAAGTGGAGCACCAACTCATTGGCAGACTTAAACTTGATGTGGCACAGGTCACAAGTAAAATTGTCCCACTGGTGTGACCGCATATGAAGGGTCATGCGCTTCTGACTTTGGAACACGTTGCTGCAAAGAGGACACTTGAAGGTGTAGTGCTTTGAGCTGTCTTTCGTGTGGCGCGTCTTGATGTGCGTCTTGAGCTGGTCTCTGCGAGTCGCGTTGTATTCACAGAAAGGACACTTGAAGGGGCGGCTGCCGCTGTGAAGGTTCATGTGTCGCCGGAGGCTGGTCTTCTTGGTGAAAGACGCCCTGCACCACCTGCAGTCAAATCGCTTCTTCAGGCCTCCAGCGTCCATCTGTGCTCTCGTCGGGGAGGCGCCCTGAGAGAGCACACTGAAGAGGACCGAAGAACTGGTCACAGAATCTCCGTCGGTGGCCTCCTCCATCGTCGGGCTGAAATTCGACATATCCTGTGGATCACCGTCTAAAGCTGCCTGGATCTCTGCTGCATCACTGGGCAGTATTTGGTTGTCATCTTCTTCTATTGTATGAATTTCacctatgaagaaaaaaatatgaggggGCCCCTGaattttctcaaatatttttaaaatatgCAGGCACGATGCAAGTTGGCAGAATAGGAAGTTCCAGTCTATTTGCACAATCTTGAAAATCATCTTGGAAAGAATAACTTCAAGACAGAGAGAATGAACACATGTTGACAGTAattattacaaaacaaaaactaaacaaaacccCCATGCAATGCCAACTCTCATTTTCCAGCTGTGGGAAAAACTTCTGATGTTTGAACAAGTAAAAGTTTTTGAGTAATCAGAACAGTGTGGCCTTCTAATAATCATCAATCTATGTAAAACAATGCAAAGTAACAAATAAATTTTCCACTTCACAATATGGACTCTGGTTACTCCATAGAGTAGCATTCTCGAGGGTGCGGCACAGAATTTCCTGAAAACATCTCCAAAGGATCATGCATGCAATTTCTTTTACATTTCTAAATGTCAGTCAATGTCATCAAATCATAGCTagttttcaaaaacaaattgtagacCAGCCACACTACAGTGGCTATTACACCAGACAaggcttaattttcacaaaGTTATCATTTACATCTATGGTTCTTTGAAAACCTACTTCCATCTCCGCTTTCATCCTCAGCGACCATAATGAAGCCAGTTTCATCTACTGGAATCAATGAATCATCCTTGTGATCATCATCGTGGTTGACTTGATGTGCAGCCGTGTCGGCTTCCTGGGACGGCTCGGCTTTTCTCTCCTCCCCATTGTCCTCGTCGGGAATCTCCGCCTTCACTTGAAACACATCCATCATGTCTTGCAGCTCAGAGACCTGATATTCAGACATCACTCACCAAATAGTTCTCTGGCCTGCTGACACTggggaacaaagaaaaaaaaaacctatttcATTATGATCTATTTCTTCACTATCATTGCTTTCACATATCTGTATCCTTCTTACAGTAATCTTCATATCTCTCCATACCCCAGCTTTAAGAATCACAccttaaaacaaacacacacacactcacgcacaagcatacaaaTGCAAATTTAATGATTGTCTACATCATTAAATCACATGCAAAATTTACATTATTAATTGACATGTAACAGTACATTCtctaataacaacaaaaagttCTGTCCATACTGTCCTGCTATCCTGGAATGTCTACCTATATTTTATAATTCTGCTGGTGACACATCTCATAGTGACATCTGTATGTAGTGACTCCTTAAGTAACAAAACTGAGATAATTCACTACATGTAGGGTTAAACTATTCTCTTTTACAATGGTCTGTACAGTGTGGGGCAGACAATTCATCTGCGTGCTGCTGAGATGCATGCTACCTATCATGTCTGCATGAATCATCGACAGTGTTCTTTAATCATAACATTAGTACAGAAATTGTGACAAAATATACATCGTTCATACTGTATATTAGAATTCTTGAATTCGGCAACATACGTGTAGATGATCGAGGCTCAGGATATTTTATAAGCAGCATGAATGGGATTGTTCCCAATACATACACTTCTTACAAAACTGCACACTAAAAATTAGAATACATCACCATGCTGATACAAAACAAGAGTGATACATTGTGCAAGAATTAACTAGTCAAATTCACAAAAGAATACATGAattctcttcactttcaactgaaTGTAACTGAATGTAACTTCAAAAAGTCCTTTTCTGATACAGATCAAAGGATttcttttgacaaaaaaaatactccatttgtttttatttaatccCTTCTGAATAGTGTAATAACTAGTGCATAAGTAGATACATATAGAGCATAATCACATACTCATATATGAAGTAGTACCCCCACCAATCAGAGCCAGAGGATTCTCATACTGTATGCAATTGAGGTACGTGTAGACGTATACCTGTAGTGCGAAACTAAAGCATGGTGAACACTAACCCCAGCGCtgtaatgcacttgtcaatgtaatgactcaccccactacccccggatatgggtgcgtcatttcctcgtttggtccgtcaaatttgtgacccaggtgttcgtcattttaccagctttgtccgtcaaatttttgaccgaggggtgcgtcaaaaccccatcattgtcggtcaaatttttgaccgaggggtgcgtcatggtacgtcacttggctatggaaaataacacgcattattctgaaccgaggggtgcgtcacttgctatggaaaactgcacgcatttttgcacgctaccagtACCGTATGCACGTACCGCGAGTGCAATTACAGTGAGCGTtttcccgcggcaagtgaaagtcgggaagcgttttggaataagaggggaaaatgcttgccagaatctggcaaacaaataatttaaaagccaccttttctcctcacattttctaaataatgt from Diadema setosum chromosome 1, eeDiaSeto1, whole genome shotgun sequence includes:
- the LOC140228788 gene encoding uncharacterized protein, which translates into the protein MSEYQVSELQDMMDVFQVKAEIPDEDNGEERKAEPSQEADTAAHQVNHDDDHKDDSLIPVDETGFIMVAEDESGDGSEIHTIEEDDNQILPSDAAEIQAALDGDPQDMSNFSPTMEEATDGDSVTSSSVLFSVLSQGASPTRAQMDAGGLKKRFDCRWCRASFTKKTSLRRHMNLHSGSRPFKCPFCEYNATRRDQLKTHIKTRHTKDSSKHYTFKCPLCSNVFQSQKRMTLHMRSHQWDNFTCDLCHIKFKSANELVLHLKRRHPNPASDPGRSPYVCSVCNHWCQTIEEYVDHIETHPPRPSDARQSPGSVYGDGLDAFDHSMVTAAATSSSRSIKVSILEQELSKGKMAQSRSRYPSGSSSSSQSHHRAGQRRPATMVSVQSPSSGYHPGPSTPKLPTQSQHSSVLSSLLHGNNAHSSGAGISSSNGPYIVKTVSLQDGRDVLRCPQYPMRNHSPMSNSSSSRMPSNVVSPTISRDSHESLDAQSPQLSSNSTMSRSSSTRVADMATQDEVMRCEHCRIIFADSIMYAIHMGCHDWQEPFRCNICAFQCADRYEFMSHITRGLHQKR